Genomic window (uncultured Campylobacter sp.):
TAGACACGTTTACGTTTACGGCAGCGGCTCCTACAAATGCGCCGTTTTTATTAACCGGGGAAGCGAATGTTACGACCATTTGACCGTTTGCAGCTGAAGCATAAGGCGCTGTAAAAATCGTTTTTTTAGCCGATTTTACGTATTTATACCATTCGCGAGTTCGCGGATCGTATCCCTGCGGCACTTCTCCGTTTGAAAAATACGTAGCTCCGTCGGCTTCGTTACCGTAATAAGCTAGCTCCATGGTCGCTCCGCCGTACGTTTTGGCGTCTTTTATAATATCAAAGACGTCTTGCTCTCGGCCGGTTTGGATATTTGCCGAGAGAATAGCAACCTTTTCTTCGTAGCCATCAAAAAACGTATTTATAGTGCTTTTAATGTCTTTTAAAATTTGATCTTGAGTTTGACTAACCAGCTCCACTACTTTATCTCGCGCCGTATAGTAGCTCACTGCCGAAATAGCGGCAAAAGACGCGACTAGCGCAACAATAAGCATGGTAGCGATTTTGTTCGTGATGGATTTAAACATCGCTTTTTCCTTTAAATTATTTTTTAATACAGATTATACGACTAATGCGTTAAAAAAATACTTAATGAGCTTATTTGTGCAAAATTTAGAAAAATCGTCGTATAATTACAGAATGTTTAAAATTTTTAGAATTTATGATTTTATAAAAGACGATGAAAGTAACGATTTTTACGGCGTATTTATCGATAGACTCTATCCTCGCGGGATAAAAAAAGAGATTTTTAGCTCATTTTTATGGTTAAAGTCCGTCACCCCTTCAAACGAGCTAAGGAAGTGGTTTCATGAGGATAAAGAGGCTAGATTTAGCGAATTTAGACTTAAATTTAAAACCGAGCTAACGACGGTGGAGGCCAGAGAAGGGATTAAACAACTGCTAAATTTAGCCAAAACGCACGGCAAAATCGCGTTGCTAACTGCTGCAAAAGACATAAATTTAAGCCACGCGCCTATCATTTTAGAAGCTCTAAAAGCTCGGTAACGCTACGCGGGGTTTTAGATTTTGCAGTCAAATTTGCAATTTTAGCAGGACGTGAAGCAAATATTCAAGACAGAATGGGCGTAGTTTAACTTTAAAATTTTAACCCGCGAGGGCACGTATATGAAATACGTAACCGAAGCGGGTTTAAAATTTTAAAGCTTGAAATCCGTCATTTATGGGGAATTGAGCGGTAAAAGGTTTTGATTAGTGTCGGCAGCAGCACCAGCGCCCCCAGCAACATCATTATCATAACAAGATCTGTTAAAAGTCCGAAATATATCGTCGGGATAAAGTTGCTAGTTACCATTATGCTAAAGCCGAGGATAATCGCAAACGAGGTGTAGTACATCGCGTAGCCGATACTTGCGTGCGAGGCCTTGATCGACTCGGCGACGTTTTTGCTGCGAAGCTCGATTTTTAGACGGTGGATGTAGTGGATGATGTCATCCACGCCGATGCCTATGCTGATAGCCGCTATCGTAATGCTCATGATATCAAGCGGGATACCCATGACGCCCATGACGCCAAACACCGCACAAAGCGGGATCAAATTTGACGCGATAGCGATGGCGGCGAGCTTGATGCTTTTAAAAATAATGCAAAAAACGATAAAAAGTGACAAGATGACAAAACCGAAAGAATCCACCTGCGAGGCGATGAGGCTTTGAAGGAGGTTGTTATAAAGCACCATCGCGCCGCTAACTTGCACGCTTGCGTTGTCGTTTGCGATCAAATTTTCTATATCGGTTCTAAGCTCGCGCAAAAACTCGTCCCTGCGTAGCGCGTCGTCACTATCAAGAGTTCGCGCGGTAAAACGCAGCTCGTTATCTTTTATGCTTACGTATGGGCTTAGGATGATGTCTTTGTATTTTTGCGGGATCTGTTCGTATAGAATCGAGAGCATGAGACCGTCGGCGGGCTTTTGCGTGATGCGCTCGACGACCTTTACGACGGTGTTTAGGCTGCTGGCGTGTCCGACGAAGCGCTTGTTTTCTAGATAGTTATGTACTTTTTTCGCGACGTCGATTTTATGCTGATTAAACCAATACTTATCCTCGTTCGCGCTAGCGGCAAATTCGTCGTCAAATTCGTCTTTAGGCTCGTTTTTGGCCGCGCTTTGTTCAAATTTAGGCTTGTTAAATTTGATCAATATATCGACCGGCACCGTGCCGCCTAGCTTCGTATCGATCACCTGCATGCCCTTGTGGATTTCGGTCGTATCTTTAAAATAGCTTATAAAGCTGTTTTCGACTTTTAGCTTTGAGATGCCGTAAAGCCCAAAAATAAGCACCGCAAGGCTAATCGCGTAAACGGCGCGGCCGTGATTTAGCGCAAACGCGGCGCAGTGCTTGGTAAAGCTAAATTTATCCTCAAACGTCCTAACGGGAGCAAGCTTTGGCATCAGCGCCGTCACAGACCCAAATAGCAAAAACGCGAGCGCTAGCGAGATGGAGATCGACGCGCTCATCATGATTCCAAGCATTATGATAGGCTTGATATCAGAAAGCGCAAGCGACAAAAAGCCGATAACGGTCGTAAATATCGCGAAAAACGACGGACTGGCCTTATCGCGCAGCGTGAGATAGACTAGCTGGCGGTTACCAAGGTGCGGCTTTGTGATACAAAACTCGCGGTAGCTCACGATCAGGTGGATGACGACCGAGATAGTGATGATGAGCTGAAGGGCTATGTAGTTTGAGCTAATCACCGTGATCTCCCAGCCAAAAAACCCAAACAGTCCGCTCGCCCAAATAACGCTAATCACGCAGATAAAAATCGGCATAACGATGTGGCGAATCTGCCTAAAAAACAGCCAAAGGCAAAAGACCAAAAGTAGCGTTACGCTGATGCCGTATGTCGCAAGATCCGAGCGCACGAAGCTCACCATATCATCGGCGATCATATTTGCCCCGCCTAAAAACAAGCTCTCGCCTCCACCAAATTTCACTATAGTCTCGCGGATCTGCTCGATCGCGGCGTGCTCTTTTATACGCGCTTCGTCGCGGTGAGCCTTAAACTGCGCATTTACGGCACTTAGACGTTGTTTTTGCTCGCTTGTGATGTTGCCATCAATCTTGGCGTTTAGCAGAGCATTTCGCTCGTTTAGTATGCTTTGATACTTTTCGTCGGTCTTTAAATTTAGCACGATCGCCGTAGTTTTTAGATCGCGACTAACGAGGTTGTTCGTGTATAGCGGACTGTTCGCAAACTCGCGTCGCACCAAGGTTTTGTTTATATCGGCATCGGCAAGGCTTGGCACGTGCTTAACCAGCTCGCCAAGATCGTTAGTTCCGCTTTGAAGCAGCGGGATGTTTAGTACCGAAATGACGCTTGAAACAAGCTCGTTTTTTTCAAGTTCGCGGCTTAAATTTTCTATCTTTTTAAGCGTAGAGGGGGCGAGCAAATCGTCTTTTGGCGTGTAGGCTATAACTAGGTAGTTTGGGCTAACGTAGCGTTTAGAAACATCTCTAAAGACGGCTAGATCTTTATCGTTTTCAAGTAGCAACGTCTCGGTAGAGGCGTCCACCTCGAGCTTGGCGCTAAAATATCCAAAAACCAGCGTCGCAGCTAGCACGCCCGCGATAACGCTTTTTGGAAAGTCGACGATAAATTTAAAAATCCGCTTCATCAGCGCCTTATTGCGGGGCTTGGACGGAGTTTAGCTTGCTAAGCAAATTTTCAAAACTCTCGTTTTCCATCAGGCTGTCAAACTGGCTACGGTAGGTCTGGATGATGCTAACGCCTAAAATTTCGACGTCGTAGATGAGCCAGCCGCGCTCTTTGGCGTTATAAAATTTATACGTAAAGCCGTAGTTTTTACCGTCCTCTCCGACTAAATCGGCATTTAGGTAGTAGCGATTTTCGTTCGGCTTGGTCGCGTCTTTAAAATTTATGGTTTGGTTTTTGTAGCTTAAAAGCTTATCGACGTAGCTTGATTTTAATCTCTCTTCAAAAGCTTTGTTAAATTTGGTCTTTTGCTCGGCGCTTAGGTTGTTGTAGCGCTTGCTTAGAGCGATCTTAGACATCTGTTCGTAGTCGAAATACGGATCGAAAACGGCGAAAATTTTACTTATTTTCTCGTCTTTGCTTAAATTTGCGTTTTTTAGCACCTCGATAGCGTCTTGCGTCGCTTTTTGCATCGTAGGCTTTATCTGCTCTTCGCTGATCGCAAAGAGGCTAACCGCGCTAAAAAGCGCAAGTAGGATGATTTTTAAAAACTTCATTTTATTCCTTTATTAAATGATTTCGGCGCTGTTCATATGCGTCGCGTAGAAACGGATACAGATCGATCGCGTCTTTTTTAAGCTCGTCGTAAGCGTTTGGGTGCAAAGATAAGAGATTGCCTTGCCTAAAAGACTTTATCGCAAACGAATCTAGCATCGGTTTTACGTAGCTAACGGGATCTAGGTAATAGTCCCCGACCATGCCTGCCATATCGCGTAAATTTGAAGGCCCCAAAAACGGCAAAACCAC
Coding sequences:
- a CDS encoding MMPL family transporter; this encodes MKRIFKFIVDFPKSVIAGVLAATLVFGYFSAKLEVDASTETLLLENDKDLAVFRDVSKRYVSPNYLVIAYTPKDDLLAPSTLKKIENLSRELEKNELVSSVISVLNIPLLQSGTNDLGELVKHVPSLADADINKTLVRREFANSPLYTNNLVSRDLKTTAIVLNLKTDEKYQSILNERNALLNAKIDGNITSEQKQRLSAVNAQFKAHRDEARIKEHAAIEQIRETIVKFGGGESLFLGGANMIADDMVSFVRSDLATYGISVTLLLVFCLWLFFRQIRHIVMPIFICVISVIWASGLFGFFGWEITVISSNYIALQLIITISVVIHLIVSYREFCITKPHLGNRQLVYLTLRDKASPSFFAIFTTVIGFLSLALSDIKPIIMLGIMMSASISISLALAFLLFGSVTALMPKLAPVRTFEDKFSFTKHCAAFALNHGRAVYAISLAVLIFGLYGISKLKVENSFISYFKDTTEIHKGMQVIDTKLGGTVPVDILIKFNKPKFEQSAAKNEPKDEFDDEFAASANEDKYWFNQHKIDVAKKVHNYLENKRFVGHASSLNTVVKVVERITQKPADGLMLSILYEQIPQKYKDIILSPYVSIKDNELRFTARTLDSDDALRRDEFLRELRTDIENLIANDNASVQVSGAMVLYNNLLQSLIASQVDSFGFVILSLFIVFCIIFKSIKLAAIAIASNLIPLCAVFGVMGVMGIPLDIMSITIAAISIGIGVDDIIHYIHRLKIELRSKNVAESIKASHASIGYAMYYTSFAIILGFSIMVTSNFIPTIYFGLLTDLVMIMMLLGALVLLPTLIKTFYRSIPHK
- a CDS encoding DUF488 family protein, with the translated sequence MFKIFRIYDFIKDDESNDFYGVFIDRLYPRGIKKEIFSSFLWLKSVTPSNELRKWFHEDKEARFSEFRLKFKTELTTVEAREGIKQLLNLAKTHGKIALLTAAKDINLSHAPIILEALKAR
- a CDS encoding ABC transporter substrate-binding protein translates to MKFLKIILLALFSAVSLFAISEEQIKPTMQKATQDAIEVLKNANLSKDEKISKIFAVFDPYFDYEQMSKIALSKRYNNLSAEQKTKFNKAFEERLKSSYVDKLLSYKNQTINFKDATKPNENRYYLNADLVGEDGKNYGFTYKFYNAKERGWLIYDVEILGVSIIQTYRSQFDSLMENESFENLLSKLNSVQAPQ